CGAAGCCGTTGAAATGGCGGGACGTCAGGCGGAACAGCTCCTTGCCATCCATATGGAACAGGCTGTGGCGGGCGAACTCTTCCGGCTGCTTGTGGAAATCGAAGCGCGTGCCGCCGGAACCGATGCCGCAGGCCTCCCAGGCGGACGGATAGGTGCGCATCAGGCTGGCCGCCAGCCTGCCCTCGCCGGGCTCGGCCCTGCGCAGCACGGCTGCCGCCGCGCCGTCGCCGAAGAGTGCTGCAACCTCCGGCGCGTCCCGCCAAGGCAAAGCACGCGAGGCGACCTCCGACGAGAACACCAGCGCCGCCTCGCATTGCCCGGCCTCGATCATGCGGCCGGCTGTCTCGAAAGCGGTGAGGAAGCCAAGGCAGGTGCTGTTGACATCGAAGGCGGCGGCCGTGCCGTCGGCAAGGCCGAGGCGATGCATGACGAGAGGCGCCGTCGCCGGCAGCGGCTGGTAGGGCACGCCGCTGCCGCCAATGATCAGATCGACATCGCTTGGACCAAGCCCGGCGTCGTCGAGCGCAAGACGCGCGGCGGCGCAGGCGAGATCGATCTGCGATTCGGCCGCGCAGACATAGCGCTGGACGACACCGGTGGCGCTTTCAAGCGCGCCCCGGCCGAGGCCCAGCCTCTCCTCCAGCGTACGAGTAGTGACGCACTCTGCCGGCACCGCCCTGCCGGTTCCGACGACCCTGATCCGCATCCTCCCCCCATGGGCGCACTCGCGTTTATCTAAACCAAAATGCGGTCGATAGCGATGTTCATGAGGCTCGGCTGATCACTTCAAGCAACAAGAAACTTGAGGCCTTGTTGCCAATTGCCGATGTGTCAAGCAGCGCGCCAAGCAGCGAGGGCGGTCCAAGCTACGGGTCAACCTTGTCCCAGAAACCGCCTCACCGCTCCCATG
The window above is part of the Mesorhizobium sp. WSM4904 genome. Proteins encoded here:
- a CDS encoding 3-oxoacyl-[acyl-carrier-protein] synthase III C-terminal domain-containing protein; protein product: MRIRVVGTGRAVPAECVTTRTLEERLGLGRGALESATGVVQRYVCAAESQIDLACAAARLALDDAGLGPSDVDLIIGGSGVPYQPLPATAPLVMHRLGLADGTAAAFDVNSTCLGFLTAFETAGRMIEAGQCEAALVFSSEVASRALPWRDAPEVAALFGDGAAAAVLRRAEPGEGRLAASLMRTYPSAWEACGIGSGGTRFDFHKQPEEFARHSLFHMDGKELFRLTSRHFNGFVSALLERAGWRHDDVDLVVPHQASPFALAHMARQTGFAPERLVDIAASFGNQIAASIPFALDVARREGRVTPGTKLLFLGTSAGVSFGGMALEA